CTCTGCTGAGGATTTCAACCAAAGCAATGCTTCCACAAACCCCGAAAGGACTACAAACAAGCGCGAATTCGTACTTCATCGTCAGCACCATATTCCTCCTGTGCTGCATCTTTGCCTGCAACTTGTTATACAGGCTGACAGTCATACAGGAACACTGCAGGCTTGCTCAAGACGAACCCTTTTGCGCAAGACCAAAATTTTGGGACGTGGCACGTAAAGTCCCCATGCCAGCTTTTGGGATTTTCGTAACGTATACAGTGACTCTGTCGATTTTCCCTGGATTTATCGCCGAAAGTCTCGAATCCAAGCTTCTTCAAGATTGGTATCCTATTTTGCTGATCACAGTGTACAATGTTGCAGATTTAGTGGGAAAATCTTTGACTGCAGTTTATCTTCTAAAAAGTATTAAAAGGGCAACATTGGCTTGCATTACAAGGCTCCTATTCTATCCAATCTTCACTGCTTGCCTCCATGGACCTCCATGGCTGAAAGCTGAAACTCCAATGGTGGCTCTTACATTTATGCTTGGACTGACAAATGGTTATCTGACAAGCGTTCTCATGATGATTGTTCCGAAAACTGTGCCGGTTTCGGAAGCAGAGCTGTCTGCAATTGTAATGGTGGTGTTCCTTGGAGTTGGCTTGGTTAGCGGTTCGGTTCTCGGGTGGTTCTGGATTTTATGAGGTTCCATTGTTAGAAATGCTAAGAACCCTGTCAATACATATGTAACTTGTGACTTTGTATTAAGTGTTTTCGTAGTCCTTTGACTTAGCCCTGGTGTTTAGTTCAGTAGTTCTGCTCAAATGAATCGAAAACTTGCCTCTGCCACTTTCCAAGATTTATTTACTTCACTCAAATGAATTCAACTCAAAATTTTGATAATTCAACTCGAACAAAACTATATCTGTTAAgtaaaatacaagaaattttAATACAAATTTAATTAGTTCTATCAATGAAGTTAAATTTGTACTGTTATATACATGTGGTAAACGGAAAAAGGGGCAAAATTTATACTGTTTCATcccttctgcttcttcttcttcttgacaAGATCTGCTAAAAGCCTAACGCAGGCTGTAAAGGCGCCTGGCTTTTGCGCGCTGTGTCATCAGTAGACGGCACTGGAGTAGAAGGTGAAATCAGTGAGCTTCTTGGCATGTTACCAATCCCCGTACATAACCAATGTCATAGCACACTCAAAACCCAGGAGCTGAAGTTTTGCAGGCATCATGCTCAGCAAAACCATCTGCTGCGTTAGACTTAGCCATGATAATGGATATGG
Above is a window of Malus sylvestris chromosome 15, drMalSylv7.2, whole genome shotgun sequence DNA encoding:
- the LOC126605169 gene encoding equilibrative nucleotide transporter 8-like isoform X2, with the protein product MSSSLLVLLVMMSWSNWWEKMSPRLKLNLGFSLFILSLMVAPITGWLSRSSALSSGRANADYGVIVTSVVVCGLADGLVGGSLMGSAGKLPKKYMQAVFAGTASSGVIISLLRISTKAMLPQTPKGLQTSANSYFIVSTIFLLCCIFACNLLYRLTVIQEHCRLAQDEPFCARPKFWDVARKVPMPAFGIFVTYTVTLSIFPGFIAESLESKLLQDWYPILLITVYNVADLVGKSLTAVYLLKSIKRATLACITRLLFYPIFTACLHGPPWLKAETPMVALTFMLGLTNGYLTSVLMMIVPKTVPVSEAELSAIVMVVFLGVGLVSGSVLGWFWIL
- the LOC126605169 gene encoding equilibrative nucleotide transporter 8-like isoform X1, yielding MEGGLKVSVEYQAEPRDAYKIAYIIHFLLGAGSLLPWNAFITAVDYFGGLYPTKHVEKVFSVAYMSSSLLVLLVMMSWSNWWEKMSPRLKLNLGFSLFILSLMVAPITGWLSRSSALSSGRANADYGVIVTSVVVCGLADGLVGGSLMGSAGKLPKKYMQAVFAGTASSGVIISLLRISTKAMLPQTPKGLQTSANSYFIVSTIFLLCCIFACNLLYRLTVIQEHCRLAQDEPFCARPKFWDVARKVPMPAFGIFVTYTVTLSIFPGFIAESLESKLLQDWYPILLITVYNVADLVGKSLTAVYLLKSIKRATLACITRLLFYPIFTACLHGPPWLKAETPMVALTFMLGLTNGYLTSVLMMIVPKTVPVSEAELSAIVMVVFLGVGLVSGSVLGWFWIL